Proteins encoded by one window of Candidatus Eisenbacteria bacterium:
- a CDS encoding c-type cytochrome, protein MRRKLGWPMVAGLLAIGAATVQAQGAPESYDKKCKLCHSVGGVGGKQAEKGGPLDGVGKKRDRAWLEAYIADPKSKMPDAKMPKLKYSDEELKALVDYMLSLK, encoded by the coding sequence GTGAGACGGAAGCTCGGATGGCCGATGGTAGCTGGCCTTCTCGCGATCGGCGCAGCGACGGTACAGGCGCAGGGCGCCCCGGAGTCGTACGACAAGAAGTGCAAGCTCTGCCATAGCGTCGGTGGCGTGGGCGGCAAGCAGGCAGAGAAGGGCGGTCCGCTCGACGGGGTCGGCAAAAAGCGCGACCGCGCCTGGCTCGAGGCGTACATCGCCGATCCCAAGTCGAAGATGCCCGACGCCAAGATGCCGAAGCTCAAGTACAGCGACGAGGAACTGAAGGCGCTGGTGGACTACATGCTGAGCTTGAAGTGA
- a CDS encoding dihydrodipicolinate reductase: protein MAYRVIQWATGNVGRAAVEGILAHPDLTLVGAFVTNPAKAGRDVGEICGLPKVGVAATNDVDEVLATRADCVLYAPLLAQTDEVVRLLRSGKNVVTPVGWFYPERGPGTAEIEEACRAGGVSLHGTGMHPGGFTERFPLTFSAMCMNVRHVRAEEFSDLRNYQAEFVVREIMLFGKTPQAARESPMLQLLAQGFHQSIDMVATGLGVTLDTEKRDAHEMAVATRDLDTPVGRIAAGTIAAQRFTWQGTVRGEPAVTARVNWFMGDGHLDPDWRLGEERFEVALDADPPIAATFHGIHPPEVGKNLHRLPGMVGTAMHCVNAIPYVCEAAPGIRTYLDLPLVCGRRG from the coding sequence ATGGCCTATCGTGTGATCCAGTGGGCGACCGGCAACGTCGGTCGCGCGGCGGTCGAGGGGATCCTCGCGCATCCCGATCTCACGCTCGTGGGCGCGTTCGTCACCAACCCGGCCAAGGCCGGGCGCGACGTCGGGGAGATCTGCGGTCTGCCGAAGGTCGGCGTCGCCGCGACGAACGACGTCGACGAGGTCCTCGCGACACGCGCGGACTGCGTGCTGTACGCGCCGCTGCTCGCGCAGACGGACGAGGTCGTGCGCCTGCTGCGCTCGGGGAAGAACGTCGTGACGCCGGTCGGCTGGTTCTACCCCGAGCGAGGTCCCGGTACCGCAGAAATCGAGGAGGCTTGCCGCGCCGGCGGCGTCTCGCTCCACGGCACCGGCATGCACCCCGGCGGCTTCACCGAGCGCTTCCCGCTCACCTTCTCGGCCATGTGCATGAACGTCCGCCACGTGCGGGCCGAGGAGTTCTCCGACCTCCGCAACTACCAGGCCGAGTTCGTCGTGCGCGAGATCATGCTGTTCGGAAAGACCCCGCAGGCAGCGCGCGAGAGTCCGATGCTGCAGCTCCTCGCGCAGGGGTTCCATCAATCCATCGACATGGTGGCGACGGGGCTCGGCGTGACGCTCGACACCGAGAAGCGCGACGCGCACGAGATGGCGGTGGCGACCCGCGACCTCGACACGCCCGTCGGACGCATCGCCGCGGGGACGATCGCCGCGCAGCGCTTCACCTGGCAGGGCACCGTGCGCGGTGAGCCCGCCGTCACTGCGCGCGTCAACTGGTTCATGGGCGACGGCCATCTCGATCCGGACTGGCGCCTCGGCGAGGAGCGCTTCGAGGTGGCGCTCGACGCCGATCCGCCGATCGCGGCGACCTTCCACGGCATCCACCCGCCCGAGGTGGGGAAGAACCTCCACCGTCTACCCGGCATGGTCGGCACGGCCATGCACTGCGTGAACGCGATCCCGTACGTGTGCGAGGCTGCGCCGGGGATCCGCACCTACCTCGACCTGCCGCTCGTCTGCGGCCGGCGAGGGTGA
- a CDS encoding cytochrome c3 family protein, whose translation MAQGRLTTSIKAIIVCVLACATGAAAATVSEAGGECAHCHTIQSDRAATTTSHAVVLDCKSCHDDRKPGRVGNRHRSIPNCVDCHDQPTHPARKKRRSARATTRSCLACHDVHGSPNLSLVATDLFWRRRVTGVLFTSEEGASPTGFTHPDAPGTGLCETCHRKTDFYRGKGSSKPHFTDRCTLCHSHDAAFGVVISPESCGVCHGDEVARLAMPSKHSGLPCAKCHTQVAAAPGPGHEASEPCSACHADSATHAPGGVGMPCTQCHDPHGSANTELVREMLTTTAGTDVPIRFDNRDGRVDGSFASASMPGTGICEVCHTTTRFYRADGMGEDHFTFSCFPCHLHGNGFEPQQ comes from the coding sequence ATGGCTCAGGGGAGGCTCACGACGAGCATCAAGGCGATCATCGTGTGCGTACTCGCCTGCGCCACCGGCGCGGCGGCGGCCACCGTCTCCGAGGCGGGGGGCGAATGCGCCCACTGCCACACGATCCAGTCCGACCGTGCGGCGACGACCACCAGCCACGCCGTCGTGCTCGACTGCAAGTCCTGCCACGACGATCGAAAGCCCGGCCGCGTCGGCAACCGTCACCGCTCGATCCCCAACTGCGTCGATTGCCACGACCAGCCGACGCACCCGGCTCGCAAGAAGCGCCGTTCTGCGAGGGCGACCACGAGGAGCTGCCTCGCCTGCCACGACGTGCACGGCTCGCCCAACCTGTCGCTGGTGGCGACCGATCTGTTCTGGCGGCGGCGCGTCACGGGCGTGCTCTTCACGAGCGAGGAGGGCGCCTCGCCGACGGGCTTCACGCACCCCGACGCGCCCGGCACCGGGCTCTGCGAGACGTGCCACCGCAAGACCGACTTCTACCGCGGGAAGGGATCGAGCAAGCCACACTTCACCGATCGCTGCACCCTCTGCCACAGCCACGATGCCGCCTTCGGGGTCGTGATCTCGCCCGAGAGCTGCGGCGTGTGCCACGGCGACGAGGTCGCGCGGCTCGCCATGCCGAGCAAGCACTCGGGGCTGCCGTGCGCCAAGTGCCACACGCAGGTCGCCGCCGCTCCGGGGCCCGGGCACGAGGCGAGCGAGCCGTGCTCGGCATGCCACGCCGACAGCGCGACGCACGCGCCGGGCGGCGTCGGCATGCCGTGCACGCAGTGCCACGATCCGCACGGCAGCGCCAACACCGAGCTCGTCCGGGAGATGCTGACGACGACCGCCGGCACCGACGTGCCGATCCGCTTCGACAACCGCGACGGCCGTGTCGACGGCAGCTTCGCGAGCGCGTCGATGCCGGGCACCGGGATCTGCGAGGTGTGCCACACGACGACCCGGTTCTATCGCGCCGACGGGATGGGCGAGGACCACTTCACGTTCTCCTGCTTCCCGTGCCACCTGCATGGGAACGGATTCGAGCCGCAGCAGTGA
- a CDS encoding NapC/NirT family cytochrome c has product MPALPPYTIAFSIGFVALVFLVAVAVVRIPESTSRHWLLLFGVAVFPGLALLLGAGRAMDASKQPSFCGSCHVMGPWIEDLRNPDSKTLAAIHYQNRFILDDQCYTCHTDYGFAGPLRAKLGGMLHMLHYEFGTYASPIELYQPYRFNNCLHCHAESKRYLDAHTDAAEAIADGSMTCLDCHAPVHPEQAAHR; this is encoded by the coding sequence ATGCCCGCCCTGCCCCCGTACACGATCGCGTTCTCGATTGGCTTCGTCGCGCTGGTCTTCCTGGTCGCGGTCGCGGTGGTGCGTATCCCGGAGTCGACGAGCCGCCACTGGCTGCTGCTCTTCGGGGTGGCGGTGTTCCCGGGACTCGCCCTGCTGCTCGGTGCGGGTCGTGCGATGGACGCGTCGAAGCAGCCGTCCTTCTGCGGCTCGTGCCACGTCATGGGTCCGTGGATCGAAGACCTCCGGAATCCAGACAGCAAGACGCTTGCGGCGATACACTACCAGAACCGTTTCATCCTCGACGACCAGTGCTACACCTGCCACACGGATTACGGCTTCGCGGGCCCGCTGCGCGCCAAGCTCGGCGGCATGCTGCACATGCTGCACTACGAGTTCGGGACCTACGCGTCGCCCATCGAGCTCTACCAGCCGTACCGCTTCAACAACTGCCTGCACTGCCACGCCGAGTCGAAGAGATACCTCGACGCGCACACGGACGCGGCCGAGGCGATCGCCGACGGCAGTATGACGTGCCTCGATTGCCATGCGCCCGTCCACCCCGAGCAGGCGGCACACCGGTGA
- a CDS encoding OmcA/MtrC family decaheme c-type cytochrome — MTRGVLAASIVLLTAFSAGAVTLPGGGPKGTDCHLELMVNGSGFPAGKTFTGTTCPDGGSCDADGQINGSCHFTTIACINVADPAFPKCSLAQVSSIKWKGKVGKSKVDTSALDAAVAGLGLPSQASVCTKAVDFTLSVQGPNAKGQLVEGKAQLTAKAATTKGTDKDTYKFVCLPTAAPPSTGPTTTTITATTTTLEPTTSTSTTLPPTLGTPGAGLKSVITGVTISAAGQVVVTFTLTDTAGVAVVPKTGSTSDPDTARVRFTIARIQVDMPSTEGFSTTFTKYVNYITTHATSGSVSSDQPTFDSGGSVALVDAASGTWRYTFGKMLPAGFPGTLTHTVGAQIERTFEGEQLVANPTFDFVPAGGAVTTVREDTTTDQCNACHNPLQAHGGGRREVKLCILCHTDQAIDPDTGNTIDFKQMVHRLHMGKDLPSVVNGSVGAKYSIIGFQGSEAVFSKKVGACVNGPFPSAPCTADADCDGGTCTGTTIIGVGFPQDIRNCTKCHGAGATAANYHALPSTLACTGCHDDVNPGMMSINGLAPGTNHVPGQQPEELCRVCHKTAMDAEFDLTVPGAHTIPLRSTTLTGLQAEILSATGAPNMAVTVQFRLRDGAGNPITSYGGFNRIGFGISGPTTDYGGSSVPLIAPTAVGGGSTGTLVPPDGTGLATYTTAAMLPADAMGTWTIGLEARRAVMVNGQSQNEAAPNPVFDFSVDGSPVAPRRDVVTDANCSNCHGTFSKDFSIHGNLRNRVEYCVMCHNAKGSDVARRVGQIANGADPMTQSIAFKHMIHKIHRGEALEHQPYIVYGFSGGVDFGDVLFPGDLRDCETCHAAGTQFVPLPAGVLPTNVGMIDMGAEVVTGTTPPIQDACRACHDDDATAAHAETNTTASGAEACAVCHGEGSAEAVSVVHAR; from the coding sequence ATGACCAGAGGCGTGCTGGCGGCTTCCATCGTGCTCCTGACGGCGTTCTCGGCGGGAGCGGTCACGCTTCCCGGCGGCGGTCCCAAGGGGACCGATTGCCACCTCGAGCTGATGGTGAACGGAAGCGGCTTCCCCGCCGGGAAGACCTTCACCGGCACGACCTGCCCCGACGGCGGCTCCTGCGACGCCGACGGGCAGATCAACGGATCCTGCCACTTCACGACCATCGCGTGCATCAACGTCGCCGATCCCGCCTTCCCAAAGTGCAGCCTCGCCCAGGTGTCGTCGATCAAGTGGAAGGGCAAGGTGGGCAAGAGCAAGGTCGACACGAGCGCCCTCGACGCGGCGGTCGCGGGTCTCGGCCTCCCGAGCCAGGCATCGGTGTGCACGAAAGCGGTCGACTTCACGCTCTCCGTGCAGGGTCCCAACGCGAAGGGCCAGCTCGTCGAAGGAAAGGCGCAGCTCACCGCCAAGGCCGCCACCACCAAGGGCACCGACAAGGACACCTACAAGTTCGTCTGCCTGCCGACCGCCGCGCCGCCCTCGACCGGACCGACCACGACCACCATCACCGCCACGACCACCACCCTCGAGCCCACGACGTCGACGTCGACGACGCTGCCGCCGACGCTCGGCACGCCGGGCGCGGGCCTCAAGTCGGTGATCACCGGCGTGACGATCTCGGCGGCCGGACAGGTGGTGGTGACCTTCACCCTCACCGACACCGCGGGCGTCGCGGTCGTGCCGAAAACCGGGTCCACGTCGGATCCCGACACGGCGCGCGTCCGCTTCACCATCGCCCGCATCCAGGTCGACATGCCGTCGACCGAGGGCTTCAGCACGACCTTCACGAAATACGTGAACTACATCACGACGCACGCGACGAGTGGCTCGGTGTCGTCCGATCAGCCGACGTTCGACTCCGGCGGATCGGTCGCGCTCGTCGATGCGGCGTCGGGCACGTGGCGCTACACGTTCGGCAAGATGCTCCCCGCGGGCTTCCCGGGAACGCTCACGCACACGGTGGGCGCGCAGATCGAGCGCACCTTCGAGGGCGAGCAGCTGGTCGCGAATCCCACCTTCGACTTCGTGCCGGCCGGCGGCGCGGTCACGACCGTGCGCGAGGACACCACGACCGACCAGTGCAACGCCTGCCACAACCCGCTCCAGGCCCACGGCGGCGGGCGGCGCGAGGTGAAGCTCTGCATCCTCTGTCACACCGACCAGGCGATCGATCCCGACACGGGCAACACCATCGACTTCAAGCAGATGGTCCACCGCCTGCACATGGGGAAGGATCTTCCGTCCGTCGTGAACGGCTCCGTCGGCGCGAAGTACTCGATCATCGGCTTCCAGGGCAGCGAGGCCGTCTTCTCCAAGAAGGTGGGCGCGTGCGTTAACGGCCCCTTCCCGTCCGCGCCGTGTACCGCCGACGCCGACTGCGACGGTGGCACGTGCACCGGAACGACGATCATCGGCGTGGGGTTCCCGCAGGACATCCGGAACTGCACGAAGTGCCACGGCGCGGGGGCGACCGCGGCCAACTACCATGCGCTGCCGTCGACGCTCGCGTGCACCGGATGCCACGACGACGTGAATCCGGGCATGATGTCGATCAACGGGCTCGCCCCCGGAACGAACCACGTGCCCGGCCAGCAGCCCGAAGAGCTCTGCCGCGTCTGTCACAAGACCGCGATGGACGCCGAGTTCGACCTCACCGTCCCGGGCGCGCACACGATCCCGCTGCGCTCGACGACGCTGACTGGCCTCCAGGCGGAGATCCTGTCGGCGACGGGCGCGCCCAACATGGCCGTGACGGTGCAGTTCCGCCTGCGCGACGGCGCAGGCAATCCCATCACGAGCTACGGCGGCTTCAACCGGATCGGCTTCGGCATCTCGGGACCGACGACGGACTACGGCGGGTCGTCCGTTCCCCTCATCGCACCGACGGCGGTCGGCGGTGGCTCGACGGGCACGCTTGTCCCACCCGACGGAACGGGCCTCGCGACGTACACCACCGCGGCGATGCTCCCTGCCGACGCGATGGGCACCTGGACGATCGGGCTCGAGGCGCGGCGCGCCGTCATGGTGAACGGCCAGAGTCAGAACGAGGCGGCGCCGAACCCCGTCTTCGACTTCAGCGTCGACGGCTCGCCGGTCGCCCCGCGCCGCGACGTCGTGACCGACGCCAACTGCTCCAACTGCCACGGCACGTTCTCGAAGGACTTCAGCATCCACGGCAACCTCAGGAACCGGGTCGAGTATTGTGTGATGTGCCACAACGCGAAGGGCAGCGACGTGGCGCGCCGTGTGGGTCAGATCGCGAACGGCGCCGATCCGATGACCCAGTCGATCGCGTTCAAGCACATGATCCACAAGATCCACCGCGGCGAGGCGCTGGAGCACCAGCCGTACATCGTCTACGGCTTCAGCGGCGGTGTGGACTTCGGCGACGTCCTCTTCCCCGGCGACCTCCGCGACTGCGAGACCTGTCACGCGGCCGGCACGCAATTCGTTCCGCTACCCGCCGGGGTGCTCCCGACCAACGTCGGCATGATCGACATGGGGGCCGAGGTCGTGACCGGCACCACGCCGCCGATCCAGGACGCGTGCCGGGCGTGTCACGACGACGACGCCACCGCCGCGCATGCCGAGACCAACACCACCGCGTCCGGCGCCGAGGCGTGCGCAGTCTGCCACGGCGAGGGATCGGCGGAGGCGGTCTCGGTGGTGCACGCGCGGTAA
- a CDS encoding DUF1134 domain-containing protein, whose translation MKRMAGFIAVAALGVALTFTLAVAEEKTPDATVKLSGGSIAAGIGISWGSGTLSYKGKDYPIDVKGLSVGDVGITSLEASGKVYNLKQIGDFSGNYTAVGAGATVAGGGSITTMRNQNGVTIDLVATTQGVKIAIGGGGVDIKIKE comes from the coding sequence ATGAAAAGGATGGCAGGGTTCATTGCGGTCGCCGCGCTCGGCGTGGCACTCACGTTCACGCTCGCCGTCGCCGAAGAGAAGACGCCGGACGCGACCGTCAAGCTGAGCGGCGGATCGATCGCCGCCGGCATCGGCATCAGCTGGGGCAGCGGCACGCTGAGCTACAAGGGCAAGGACTATCCGATCGACGTGAAGGGCCTTTCGGTCGGTGACGTCGGGATCACCTCGCTCGAAGCCTCGGGCAAGGTCTACAACCTGAAGCAGATCGGTGACTTCAGCGGCAACTACACGGCCGTGGGCGCCGGTGCGACGGTGGCGGGCGGCGGCAGCATCACCACGATGCGGAACCAGAACGGCGTGACCATCGACCTGGTCGCGACCACCCAGGGCGTGAAGATCGCCATCGGCGGTGGCGGCGTCGACATCAAGATCAAGGAGTAG
- a CDS encoding CBS domain-containing protein translates to MNVGRWMQKHVITVRPRDSIVHARRVMEEHRVNQLPVVVDDRLVGIVTDRDLRDAFPSVFEVRRARRARGTDPASIVVEDVMSANVLTLDPEADVREGARLMRGERIGSVPVVQGKRLVGILTRSDVLDAFLSLERGLV, encoded by the coding sequence ATGAACGTCGGACGCTGGATGCAAAAGCACGTGATCACGGTGCGGCCGCGCGATTCCATCGTGCACGCGCGCCGGGTCATGGAGGAGCACCGCGTGAACCAGCTCCCGGTCGTGGTCGACGACCGTCTGGTCGGCATCGTCACCGACCGCGATCTGCGCGATGCGTTCCCCTCCGTGTTCGAGGTGCGCCGCGCCCGGCGCGCCCGCGGTACCGACCCCGCCAGCATCGTCGTCGAGGACGTGATGAGCGCGAACGTCCTCACCCTGGATCCGGAGGCCGACGTGCGCGAGGGCGCGCGCCTCATGCGCGGAGAGCGGATCGGCTCCGTGCCCGTCGTACAGGGCAAGCGCCTGGTGGGCATCCTCACGCGGAGCGACGTGCTGGACGCATTCCTCTCGCTCGAGCGCGGGCTCGTCTGA
- a CDS encoding wax ester/triacylglycerol synthase family O-acyltransferase encodes MANSNRLSPLDAAFLYLERPHQLMHVGCVALLDGPIPFDRFAVAMAERVGRIRRYRQRPVRPFLDLTWPRWEDDAAFDVRRHLRHVAVPAPGGEDEVHRLVDTLFATPLDDRRPLWETYLVDGLAGGRAAILCKVHHAMIDGVSGAQVLEAMADPVPVAADARPRPQGAAPALPSALAALSPQALLATARDAVEAASTFGSMIVQPSSTLPFNGPITDARRIVWASFALDDFLAIRGTVGCKVNDVVLAVIAGALRRYLHAKGVRSDGLRVRTLVPVSVRRPEDHMSLGNLVTSMFPTLPIDVADPIARLTRMSDEMGRLKERGQPRATALTMQLMGLLPAPVNAFLARILPDGSPLNTVCTNIPGPREPRQILGRQITEVHPIVPLFSGMGLEFAILSYAGRISISAAAEANLVPDAAEIPGHLHASLQELRDALGIETGPRPEIAAAGPLVGELMRSRVVTIGPGESLATAYHLMRTHRIRHLPVTTEQGRLIGLVSHRDLLAATSSSLLMNEEKRVRLLGLARVVDVMETHVVVANASAPAAESGERMIRHKIGCLPVVEAEERLVGIVTEEDFLRWATTHMAPAAPLRATA; translated from the coding sequence ATGGCGAACTCCAACCGATTGTCGCCACTGGACGCCGCGTTCCTGTACCTGGAGCGCCCCCATCAGCTCATGCACGTCGGCTGCGTGGCGCTACTCGACGGACCCATCCCGTTCGATCGCTTCGCGGTGGCCATGGCGGAGCGCGTGGGGCGAATTCGGCGCTACCGCCAGCGTCCGGTTCGCCCCTTCCTCGATCTCACGTGGCCCCGGTGGGAAGACGACGCCGCGTTCGACGTCCGGCGCCACCTGCGGCACGTCGCGGTGCCCGCTCCCGGCGGCGAGGACGAGGTCCACCGCCTGGTCGACACGCTCTTCGCGACCCCGCTCGACGATCGCCGCCCGCTCTGGGAGACGTATCTCGTCGACGGCCTCGCCGGGGGCCGCGCGGCCATCCTGTGCAAGGTCCACCACGCGATGATCGACGGCGTCAGCGGGGCGCAGGTGCTGGAGGCGATGGCGGATCCCGTGCCCGTCGCCGCCGACGCGCGACCCCGGCCGCAAGGGGCGGCTCCCGCGCTTCCCTCTGCACTCGCGGCGTTGAGCCCTCAGGCGCTCTTGGCGACGGCGCGGGACGCCGTCGAGGCGGCCTCGACCTTCGGGTCGATGATCGTGCAGCCATCCTCGACGCTTCCGTTCAACGGCCCCATCACCGATGCGCGCCGCATCGTGTGGGCGTCGTTCGCGCTCGACGACTTCCTCGCGATCCGGGGGACGGTCGGCTGCAAGGTGAACGACGTCGTGCTGGCCGTCATCGCCGGTGCGCTGCGTCGCTACCTGCACGCGAAAGGCGTGCGATCCGACGGCCTGCGCGTCCGAACGCTCGTTCCGGTGAGCGTGCGGCGCCCCGAGGACCACATGTCGCTCGGCAATCTCGTCACGTCGATGTTCCCGACCCTCCCGATCGATGTCGCCGATCCCATCGCGCGGCTCACCCGCATGAGCGACGAGATGGGACGATTGAAGGAGCGCGGCCAGCCGCGCGCGACGGCGCTCACGATGCAGCTCATGGGACTGCTTCCGGCGCCGGTGAACGCCTTCCTCGCGAGGATCCTCCCGGACGGATCGCCCCTCAACACGGTCTGTACGAACATTCCCGGGCCGCGGGAGCCGCGCCAGATCCTCGGACGCCAGATCACCGAGGTGCATCCGATCGTGCCGCTGTTCTCGGGCATGGGGCTCGAGTTCGCGATCCTCAGCTACGCCGGACGGATCTCCATCTCGGCTGCGGCCGAGGCGAACCTCGTTCCCGACGCCGCCGAGATCCCCGGACACCTCCACGCCTCGCTGCAAGAGCTGCGCGACGCGCTCGGGATCGAGACCGGACCCCGGCCGGAGATCGCCGCCGCCGGGCCGCTGGTCGGCGAGCTCATGCGCTCGCGCGTCGTCACCATCGGACCCGGCGAGTCGCTGGCGACGGCGTATCATCTCATGCGGACGCATCGCATCCGCCACCTGCCGGTGACGACCGAGCAGGGACGGCTCATCGGCCTGGTCAGCCACCGCGACCTGCTCGCCGCCACGTCGAGCTCGTTGCTCATGAACGAGGAGAAGCGGGTACGCCTGCTGGGCCTCGCGCGCGTCGTCGACGTCATGGAGACGCACGTGGTGGTGGCGAACGCCTCCGCGCCCGCGGCCGAGTCCGGCGAGCGCATGATCCGTCACAAGATCGGCTGTCTCCCCGTCGTCGAGGCGGAGGAGCGGCTGGTGGGCATCGTCACGGAAGAGGACTTCCTGCGTTGGGCGACGACACACATGGCGCCGGCGGCGCCGCTGCGCGCGACGGCGTGA
- a CDS encoding DmsE family decaheme c-type cytochrome: MRTPLVLLVAALSACSGSPVHVDEAPPPSGATYAGDEVCTTCHDEAATAYGKTIHARVLSDPSRPESERGCEACHGPGSIHADEGGGKGVGGIKGFGSEETASSRSAACLNCHAKQSALHDFLAGEHSFGTVACTDCHAIHKPGASPSLAQKPPGLCYGCHEDLRATFALPQHHKVPEGVMSCTDCHQQHGSRNTAGLRDADDRTCFTCHAEVQGPFVFEHGAEITEGCTRCHDPHGSVNRHLLIRQSTAQLCYECHTVTPSTHVQPSYRDCTRCHVAIHGSNTDAHFFAP; this comes from the coding sequence GTGAGGACGCCGCTCGTCCTCCTCGTCGCGGCCCTTTCGGCATGCTCGGGGTCACCGGTGCACGTCGACGAGGCACCCCCGCCGTCGGGCGCGACCTACGCCGGCGACGAGGTGTGCACGACGTGCCACGACGAAGCGGCGACCGCGTACGGCAAGACGATTCACGCGCGCGTGCTGAGCGACCCGAGCCGTCCCGAGTCGGAGCGCGGCTGCGAGGCCTGCCACGGGCCGGGCAGCATCCACGCCGACGAGGGTGGCGGCAAGGGCGTGGGCGGCATCAAGGGCTTCGGCAGCGAGGAGACCGCGTCGTCGCGGTCCGCCGCGTGCCTCAATTGTCACGCGAAGCAGAGCGCGCTGCACGACTTCCTCGCCGGGGAGCACTCGTTCGGCACGGTGGCATGCACCGACTGCCACGCCATCCACAAGCCCGGCGCGTCGCCGTCGCTCGCGCAGAAGCCGCCCGGGCTCTGCTACGGGTGTCACGAGGACCTTCGCGCGACCTTCGCGCTCCCGCAGCACCACAAGGTGCCCGAGGGCGTGATGTCGTGCACCGACTGCCACCAGCAGCACGGGAGCCGCAACACGGCCGGGCTGCGCGACGCCGACGATCGCACGTGCTTCACCTGTCACGCCGAGGTGCAGGGACCCTTCGTGTTCGAGCACGGCGCCGAGATCACCGAGGGCTGCACGCGCTGCCACGACCCGCACGGCAGCGTGAACCGGCATCTCCTCATCCGGCAGAGCACGGCGCAGCTCTGCTACGAGTGCCACACCGTCACTCCGTCGACGCACGTGCAGCCGAGCTACCGCGACTGCACGCGCTGCCACGTCGCGATCCACGGCTCCAACACCGACGCCCACTTCTTCGCCCCCTGA